A segment of the Triticum urartu cultivar G1812 chromosome 1, Tu2.1, whole genome shotgun sequence genome:
GTCTTTCAGAGTGACTGCATTCGATGGATCTTGAGGCAAACTCTGAGCTCATATTTGGAGAGGAATTCTGCTTTCCTGCTAACGCAACTTACTATCCGACTCCATATGGTCCAACTGGTAATAGTTGATGACTTCTTAATTAAGTGATTAGTCTTGCTGGTTGAGTTGCATAGTTAATTACTTAATGTATCACCTGACTTTATTCTCTTGGTTGCAGGAATTACTCTGCCTGCTGAGTTGTATGAGCACCAGGCAATTTGGAGATGTGGTGATCAAGATCTACATTACTTGGTTAGTACTGCAGAAGTGCAGAATGCTAGTTTCGTTCTTGATTCAATTGTTCTCCAATGTGTTTGATTAGGTATGTACTTGTCCCTCGACAGGGCCAACAGGCTGAAGGCACATCATACTCGTATTATGTTGTCCCTGACTATGGGATTGCACATTCTCCCCGTGGCCCTTACCCTTCAGAACATTGTACCATAGCTGATGGCAGGTTTGCTAGATCCCGAGAGTATCTTGCTAAGACTGCTGACATCGCATGCCACCAACCAGTTCCTATACCCCACTATGATGTTCTTCCACCTGCTGCACAGTGGGGCCCAGCTAGCACGTCGCAAACTCTTACGTTCAATGATAGTCTGTTCATCCCCACTGATCAAGGCCAAAGTTTCCCTGTTGTTCCAAAAAAGGGTATTACATGGAATCCGTCTCTACAATCAACTAGTGTTTCTTCAAAGAAATTCGAAAACCATGCTATGCTATCAACAGTACAACTGCATAGTACAGATTCATGGAAGCAAAATCTAGCAGCTGGAAGTCGAACTATGGTACCTGCTAAACTTCGCCGTGCTCTACAGGTATGCCAAATGCCCTCACacttgtaattgttgagttatccTTCTATTTATGTTAGTGTTAAACTTAAATAGCCAGGTCCTGTTAACGCCCTTATGCCTGTCATTCCATGTTGTAAGTACAACTGTACAAGCTAGTGGTTTTCTTTGGCCCTTCTATAGTAAACATTTATAAGAAGAGGTTACATAATATATTTGTAGTTGCAAGTCAAGTGTTGATAATTTTTACATTTATGACGGTAAATGCAGAAGAAATGTGCTTACTACCGGATGCATGTATTACTCATGCCCCGGTTGGACATTCTGATGCCATGACCATATCTTCCAAACCTCCGTTTCCATGTGCAAAAAAAAAGCCATCTTATAATTTTCCATGCTTTGATGACAAATCTCCTTATGGTTAGGCATCACGGCACTCTCTACATGGGGGAGTTCCTCCTGTCAAGTCCTCGCCGCAGACTAATCCATCATACAACTATAATGCTTCACATGTTGGATCAGACCTCCGTAAGATGGCCATGGCTGAGAAATTCCAACCAAGCTCAAAGCCAAGAAGCCATGTAAATGGTTTAACTGGAAAGTTGAGTTCAGTGTGTTGGCCGAACTTAAGTAAAGAAAAACAGCCAAGAGGTTCGACGTCGTCAGAAATAGTTGCCACATCCTATACATCAAAGCTGCATATTGGCAATCCAGAGGGGAAAATCATCATTAAGACTGATCAATATAACAGAGACGATTTCGAGGTGGTGTATCCCAATGCAAAATTCTTTGTTATCAAGTCTTGGGGCGAGGCAAATGTTCACAAATCCATCAAATATGGTGTCTGGTCGAGTGGTCTTCAGGGAAACAAGAAGCTGGATAGTGCATTTAGAGATGCTCAAATGATAGCTGCAAGCAGTTCTACCTTGTGTCCAGTTTTTCTGTTCTTTTCGGTGAGTTTATGTTAATTTAAGGTGTATGGCCTGTTCTATTCTATTTCCTGTTTTTGATCTTGAATGCTGAACCTAAATCATTGTCCTAACAGGTCAATGAAAGTAACCATTTCTGTGGTGTTGCTGAGATGGTTGGTCCTGTTGATTTTCAAAAAGACATGGACTTTTGGAGCATGGATAGGTGGGTTGGAAGCTTTCCTGTGAGGTGGCACATTATAAAGAATATACCAAACGTCGCCTTGAAATGTATCTTGCTGCGGAACAATGAAGATAAGCCTGTCACCTCCAGCAAAAATACACAAGAGGCACGTTTCTGAGATATCTCACTAGTTTTCTTGCACAGAAAACAGCTGTAACTTAATAATGATTATTCACTCTGCATGTCTGTACATGTTTGTGTTGGTCTAATGTAGAGTTTGTTGTTTGCTTGCTACTCCCTCCGTACCAAAATAATTGAAGTTCTTGTCTTAAGTCAAGCTTTTTAAAGTTTTGACCAAGTTTAGAAAAATCTGCTAAGCTCTAGAATATCAAATGTatatataatatgaaaatatatgtCATAATGAATCTAATGAAGCAACTTCGGTGTTGTAAATGTTGATATATTTTTACATAGACTTGATCAAACTTAATGAAGTTTGATTTGGGTCAAACTTGGAGCTTCAATTATTTCGGAACGGAGGGGGTATTTCGGTACTGGCCCTGCACGCTGCTTTCACAAACAAACAGAAAATGAAAGCATGATGCTGAATCAATATGACTGGATAGCTTCGTTTCTTGGATGATGTATTCATCAATGAGAATtcatgcatagctttgttttaaGCTTGGGGCGTATCTTTTACTGCCATTTCCCTTGATCTCACTCTGCAACCTCCCACTGTTTTACTTGCAGGTACACTATGTTCCCGGAACTAGTATGCTCAGGATCTTCAAAGGTTCAAAAACAAATGGATGTCTGCTTGATTGCTTCACAATGTATGAGGCGGAAGAAGCAAGAGGCAGAAAATGCAGGATGTCCAAGCTTAGGCGTGATGCTCCACGTTTCATACCTGTCCCTAAGCTGTCTCTGCGCCATGCCTACGTTCCTCGGCAGCCCAAAGCTGACAGAATACTGATGGACAGAATTATCAGGGAGACGCACGATCTGGCAGGCAAGGGAATGCAGCAGAGCTCATGGGAAGAATCTGGGAACCTGGCTAGATATTCTGCCACGGCATCTGCACAGAAAGAAAACCGTAGCTATGGAAAACCGGCTCGTGAGGATGTGGTGAAAGCTATAATATACCAGCAGCCCCTAGCTTCAAACATGCCGGCTGCTCCGGCTGGAGGACAACTAACCTGGGAGAAGGTTGAAGTCGGGCCAGTTGAAAAAGACCGCCCACAAACTGCTGCCAACATCTCATCAAAAGCACCTGAAGAGAATCCAACTGAAGTTAACAATGCCTTGGTGCACAGTGCATCATCATCAACTCCAGAGACGATTTATGAAGAAAAGAAGATCATTGGGGAACACTGTGCTCGAGCAGTCAGTCCTCCTATGAGTGAAGCCTGCTCAAGTTGCTTGATTGGTGATGTTCTGCGCATTGGTTCGATGCTGGTCCCGATGAAGATGCCCAACTAAAAGATTCGAAAACCTTCCTCCTGTCAGCCGGAGCCGTGGTCTTGCTCGTTGATAGGAGGGTTCTCTTTTGGGTTCTGACTTGCTTGGTAACCGTGGGAGTAAACGTTCTTCAGCTTAATATAAGTAGGGCAGCCTGGATTTTAGGCTCAGGGACAGAGGCTTTCATGCTTTTCAGGATCCTTTTTTGGGCCTACAGTCTACCGACTATCTGGAAAGGAAATATGCAAGTAGTGATGCGTTAAATTAAACATCTTGGTAACGATGCACGAACTTTCTGTTGCTCATTGAGGTTTTCCCCAGTAAATTTATTTCAACTTTGTCCGACCCGTTTTTTCTACTCGATTCCATCAAATATCTAGTATCCTTGAGTCCTGTTGGGTTGTGTGTGCATGCATCATGGAGCTAGCTGTCAGTGAGAACTTGGATTAGGTTGGTTGGTGGTGCATTTTGTACAATATTAAGCCTGCATGCTCTAGGAAGGTAGTGTCAACCACCTAACCTAAAGATGCAGCATTCTCTTTTCTTGTGCTGGTGACTATCATCGTCTTTGGTCGAACCACCGCTCATGAATGAGAAAACAATGCTAGCATCTGGCAGGTTTTCATTATCTATGCATCTCTGTGCTGTGCGTACGCATCTATCCAACCTTGTACTACAACTTAACCTGGGTTAAACAACCACACAAAAGCTGAAACCATCCATCAAGTGCCAACCACTCTTGTAGCACCAATTACCAAACCTGGTTCCCATTTGCAGGCACGAACAACAGAGCGTTCATTAGGTGCTAACGAACTGGACTGAGATAGATGGATCGATGATCCATCCGGCAATGCCGTTGGGACGTTGCTTTACAGGTCAATGAATTATCTGGTCAGGTTCTCTTTGTTTTGAGTCGTATTGTATCCGGGCGTGAAAGCGCTCAAGGCTGTCACGCTTTTCCTACTACTGATCTGCTTTGCTCACTGCCACCAACTGCTACCACCATCGCCATGATGCGGTAATATGTTACTGGTACTGGCTTTTCGGCAACCTCATCATGACCTTTTTTTTCCACGTAAATAATGTCAGCTGACGCCTGTGCATGGTTGAGGAGCTTTCAGTTGTTCATACGCCCCGTgctgcacacacacacacacacacacgagagagagagagagagagagagagagagagagagagagagagagagagaggaagctgCACACCACAGCACATGCCAACATTCTAGCTTTTCTGTCGAGGGTTGGCAACATACTTGTTCCTTTATCAGCACTGCAATCATTTCCTTTCTTTTTCCGAGTTGCCAGATCCGATAATAAGCCGCCGACAAACGAGGCAGAAAATTTTGGCACACCAGGAAATCGTTAAACATGGCCTCCTTCCCAATTTTGCTCTTCAGATGGTGTGCCACGGGTAGCTCCCCTGCACTGCACTGCGCGGGCGTCGCGTGCGCTCAAGGTCATCGATCGACAATAGTCTCTCTCACCTCGTCCTCCACACCGGACGTACGGCCGGGCGCTTCCTCTGCCGCGGTTGCACGCTACCGACCTGCCGGTGCGCCGTCGCGGTCGCGGCCGCGGCTTCGCAAAGGGAGCCGACGGAGGAAGAAAGCCAACAACATCCCACCAAACACGAACGACCTCACTTGGCCTCCTTGACCACCACCGCCGATCCACCAGACACCGGCGTTCTTCCATACGTCAATGACAAGTGACGACAACGACTAAAGCGCGCCCTTTGTGTGCGTTCCACTTTCCGCTGAACCGACGATGCCACTCGCACTCGCTCGGCGGTGGTCACTGCAGTGCGCTCGTACAAAGAAAGGCAACGGACGCCTGTGGATCATAATTCTCCCGTCACCTCTTTCAACAGAAACGGTACCCCCGTCGACTCTGAATCACAATTCTCCCGTCACCTTTATATTTAGAAAAATACATGTACAACTATTCAACTCTAGTGAAAAAAAAGGATCACTGAGTCCAACCtcatattttttttctttatttcaATGGCAACGATGGCACACACAGCTATTTATATTTAGAAAAATACATATACGACTTTATGTGATGCAACAAAACATCTATTACAAATCCTCGCAACATACTACTATGATATACAAAGAAAAAAAAGACCATGGCCCCCGCGTGCCCCCGCGTCGCTCTCCCGGGACGACACGTgcggcgcctccgcctccacctcAGGGACCCCTCCTCCCCGTCCCTCTTCCCAGCCGGAGTCGGCGGGCAAGGCCTCGTGCGGCTactggcggcggcggggtcgtCTTCAT
Coding sequences within it:
- the LOC125551093 gene encoding uncharacterized protein LOC125551093 yields the protein MDLEANSELIFGEEFCFPANATYYPTPYGPTGITLPAELYEHQAIWRCGDQDLHYLGQQAEGTSYSYYVVPDYGIAHSPRGPYPSEHCTIADGRFARSREYLAKTADIACHQPVPIPHYDVLPPAAQWGPASTSQTLTFNDSLFIPTDQGQSFPVVPKKGITWNPSLQSTSVSSKKFENHAMLSTVQLHSTDSWKQNLAAGSRTMVPAKLRRALQASRHSLHGGVPPVKSSPQTNPSYNYNASHVGSDLRKMAMAEKFQPSSKPRSHVNGLTGKLSSVCWPNLSKEKQPRGSTSSEIVATSYTSKLHIGNPEGKIIIKTDQYNRDDFEVVYPNAKFFVIKSWGEANVHKSIKYGVWSSGLQGNKKLDSAFRDAQMIAASSSTLCPVFLFFSVNESNHFCGVAEMVGPVDFQKDMDFWSMDRWVGSFPVRWHIIKNIPNVALKCILLRNNEDKPVTSSKNTQEVHYVPGTSMLRIFKGSKTNGCLLDCFTMYEAEEARGRKCRMSKLRRDAPRFIPVPKLSLRHAYVPRQPKADRILMDRIIRETHDLAGKGMQQSSWEESGNLARYSATASAQKENRSYGKPAREDVVKAIIYQQPLASNMPAAPAGGQLTWEKVEVGPVEKDRPQTAANISSKAPEENPTEVNNALVHSASSSTPETIYEEKKIIGEHCARAVSPPMSEACSSCLIGDVLRIGSMLVPMKMPN